CGCGGTGTGTGTGGCAGCGGCCGTGGCAGCGGCGAGGCGCCGGGTCCCGTCTGGTTTCGCGTACGCCGCGGTCGCACTGCTCGCGGTCGCGCCGCTCCCCGACCTGGCGTGGGGGGTCGGCGGTGCGGTGCGCACGGTCGACTATCCCGACGAGTGGCGGCAGGTCGCCGAGATCGTGCCGCCGGACCGGGGTTCGGTGGCCCTGTGGCCTCCCGGCACGGTGCGTGAGTACCCCTTCGCGCGCGATCCGTCGCTCGATCCCGCCGCACGGATGCTGCGGGCGCCGGTCGTCGAATCCGGTGAACTCCGCGTCGACGGCGTCGTGATCGACCCGGCGGGCCGGCACGCCGCCGCGGTGACCCGGGTGCTGGAGTCCGGCGGGTCGCCGACCGCTCTCGCCGAGCTCGGCGTCGGCTGGGTGCTGGTCGAGAACGGTTCTCCGCCTATCCAACTCGCGGACGCCGGACGCCTCGTCTTCGACGGGCCGGATCTGAGGCTGTATCAGGTGGGCGACGTCGTGGATCGGTCCGCCGACGCCACCGACCGTGCGATCGCCCTCGGCGCGCACCTCGTATGGGCCGCGCTGCTCATCACCGGACTCGTCGGTCTCGGCGTCCGTGTGATCAGCGGCGCGAGTCGGACAGCACGGCGTCGAACGTCGCCATGAACCCGTCGCAGGTCGCCGACCACGAGTAGCGGCTGGCCGTGGTCTGCGCATTCCGGCCGAGTCGATGCGCCTCGTCCGGATTGTCGATGAGTTTCCTCGTTGCGCTGGCCAGTTCGTCGACACCGTCGACGAGGAGCCCGGTGCGACCGTCGTCGATGGAGTCGGCGAGTCCGGCGGCACTGCGGTAACCGATCGTCGGGACACCGTGCTGGGCGGCTTCGACGACCGCGAGGCCCCATCCCTCCTTGCGCGACGGCATGAGGTGGACCCGGGCCAGGGCGAGCAGTTCGTGCTTGCGGCGCTCGTCGACGTGGCCGTGGAAGGTGACCGCGTCGGTCACCGCGAGTTCGGCTGCTGCACGGTGCAATTCGTCCGACCACCAGCCACCGCCGATGACATCGAGACGGGCGTCGACACCGTCGCGACGCAGCCGGGCGAGTACGGTCAACGCGTCCTCGACCTGCTTGTGGGGCACCAGCCGCGACAGTACGCAGAGTCGTACCGGCACACCGGGAGTCGACGCCCCGGTGCGCGCGGGCGCCTCGATACCTTGAGGTACCGGATCGATCCCGTTGCGCACGACCGCGATCCGCCCGGCATCGACCCCCAGCGCGACGAGTTCGGACTTCGACGGCATCGAGACCGTGACGTATCGGTTGCGCCGATGGACGCGCGGCGAGACCCGCGACTCGAGGAACCACCCGATGTGGCCGAGCAGACGGCCGGCGACCGGCCACTGCTCGCGATGACAGTGATGGACGAGGACGACCGTCGGAGCCGGTGAGACGAGCGCCGAGAAGAACGGGACACCGTTCTGGGTGTCCACGACGACGTCGGGGCGGCACCCCGACAGCGGGCCGAACCCGAGCCGGCCCGCGACGATGGTTGCGAGCATGAGCGGATACACGCTGATCCGTCCGCCGGCGCGGAAGAACCGCATGCCGTCCCGGTGCTCGTGGCGCAGCGACCCCGGGTACGCGGACGTGAGGAAAGTGACGTTCGCGCCGCGTCGGGCCAGTTCGGCGCCCACCCGTTCCAGGTAGGTCTCGCTGCCGCCGCCCTGAGGGTGGCGGGTGTCCCGCCAGCACAGGAGCAGGATGTTCGACGGTGCGCGCATGGTGTCCGTCAGCCTACCGATCAGGCCGTGAGCACCGGAATCCGCCGCGCGAGCGGCCCGGCGAGGAACCTCTCGCCGAGACACCCCACTAGAGTGACCCGACGATGACGACTTCACTTCCCGGGGCGCGCGGATGGCCCGGCTCGCCACCCTGCGACGCGCCGCGGGACTGCTGAACGACTTCCGTTACGAACAATCCGATCCCGCGCGCTTCTACGGCGCGCTCGCCGGCGACACCGCGGACATGGTCGAGGCGTTCGTCCCCGACATGGGCGGATCGGTGGTCCTCGACGTGGGCGGCGGTCCCGGATACTTCGCCGACGCCTTCCGGGCCCGCGGCGCGCACTACGTCTCCGTCGAACCCGATCCCGCCGAGATGCACGCCGGTGGGCTCGAGCATCGCGGATCGGTCCGCGGCTCCGGCCAGGCCCTGCCTTTC
The genomic region above belongs to Gordonia hongkongensis and contains:
- a CDS encoding glycosyltransferase family 4 protein, whose amino-acid sequence is MRAPSNILLLCWRDTRHPQGGGSETYLERVGAELARRGANVTFLTSAYPGSLRHEHRDGMRFFRAGGRISVYPLMLATIVAGRLGFGPLSGCRPDVVVDTQNGVPFFSALVSPAPTVVLVHHCHREQWPVAGRLLGHIGWFLESRVSPRVHRRNRYVTVSMPSKSELVALGVDAGRIAVVRNGIDPVPQGIEAPARTGASTPGVPVRLCVLSRLVPHKQVEDALTVLARLRRDGVDARLDVIGGGWWSDELHRAAAELAVTDAVTFHGHVDERRKHELLALARVHLMPSRKEGWGLAVVEAAQHGVPTIGYRSAAGLADSIDDGRTGLLVDGVDELASATRKLIDNPDEAHRLGRNAQTTASRYSWSATCDGFMATFDAVLSDSRR